One stretch of Glycine soja cultivar W05 chromosome 7, ASM419377v2, whole genome shotgun sequence DNA includes these proteins:
- the LOC114420433 gene encoding uncharacterized protein LOC114420433: MKRHEFLWEPYTATVMSMLPPICLVGSMAWCAVVPLICFHVVEWHQPDRVLRQFGMQQPIPESPSQPWNVHGLTLKGKMDENWFQLLAPFISQWNNRVEFRVDVYARQEGLLSFNSDYMVWYRRKTKMFIDPNNVNTATLGEVTETLQYMVSPQGRNTWTVDDLVPYVEKLAILSQEQERITEPVAHGPSSERRFPPQQFHMLQSSVETRGFDRRREIVQAEDFSQHMEQRGHGMYYTPPTFAQYPSQMYQYPFEGHDTDMSASEHSFGGVAETQPHFSWPTMTPSQQHDAPMATPNAPLGQQWDVPGAIPAMGDLLGVDLRHEFSAEAEEQGRRPRARRNPDRQARRLNLWYLIVLVMELRFLSPFVIESP, from the exons atgaaacgacatgag tttctgtgggagccttacacaGCAACTGTTATGTCGATGTTACCTCCCATTTGTTTGGTTGGCAGTATGGCGTGGTGCGCAGTGGTGCcactcatttgttttcatgttgtagagtggcaccaaccggatagagtgttgcgacaatttggaatgcaacaacctattccgGAGTCTCCTTCGCAACCATGGAATGTCCACGGGCTAACACTGAAAGGCAAAATGGATGAAAATTGGTTCCAGCTGTTGGCCCCATTTATCAGTCAGTGGAATAATCGAGTTGAGTTTAGGGTCGACGTTTATGCTCGACAAGAgggcctattgagttttaactcggattacatggtgtggtataggcgcaaaacaaaaatgtttatcGACCCAAACAATGTAAACAcggctacattg GGTGAAGTTACCGAGACATTGcagtatatggtgtcaccacaagggcgaaacacatggacagttgatgatctcgtgccatATGTGGAAAAGTTAGCGATTTTATCCCAAGAGCAAGAGAGGATCACTGAGCCTGTGGCACATGGTCCATCATCAGAGCGTCGATTTCCCCCACAacagtttcacatgcttcagtcaagtgttgaaactcgagGTTTTGACAGACGAAGGGAGATTGTTCAAGCGGAAGATTTTTCCCAACATATGGAGcagcgtggccatggaatgtattacacgccaccaaCATTTGCTCAGTATCCTtcgcagatgtatcagtatcctttcgAAGGCCATGACACTGATATGTCTGCAAGCGAACATTCGTttggtggtgttgcggaaacacagcctcatttttcatggccgacCATGACCCCTTCGCAGCAACATGATGCCCCAATGgcaacacctaatgccccattAGGTCAGCAATGGGATGTACCCGGAGCAATCCCTGCTATGggtgacttattaggtgttgatttgcgtcacgAGTTTTCTGCAGAGGCTGAGGAACAAGGGCGGAGACCGCGCGCAAGAAGAAATCCGGATCGTCAAGCCCGAAg actTAATTTATGGTATCTCATTGTACTTGTTATGGAATTGCGTTTTTTATCACCATTTGTTATTGAATCACCATAA